TGGTGGACCGCTCGCTGTGGCCGCTGTTCGAGAAGTTCGCGGCGCAGGTGCCGAGCCTCCGGCATGTCATCGTCATCCCGGACGCGGGGCCGGCGCCGGAGGGGACGCTGGACTACGAGAAGCTGCTCGCGGCGGAGCCGGAGACGTTCGACTTCCCCACGCTGGATGAGAACAGCGCGGCGATGCTCTGCTACACGTCGGGCACGACGGGCAACCCCAAGGGGGTGCTGTTCAGCCATCGGTCCATCACGTTGCACACGTTGGTGTGTTGCATGAAGGACCTGACGGGCATCGGCGAGGCGGACTCGGTGTTGCCGGTGGTGCCCATGTTCCACGCGGCGGCGTGGGGGTTGCCGTTCGACGCGCTGCTCACGGGGGCGCGGATGGTGATGCCGGGGCCGCACCTGGACCCGCCGTCGCTCCTGGAGCTGATGGCGACGGAGAAGGTGACGGTGGCGGGTGGGGTGCCGACCATCTGGCTGGGCATCCTCGCGCTGTTGGACCAGGACCCGAAGAAGTGGGACCTGAGCGCGATGCGGACGATGTTGATTGGAGGCTCGGCGGCGCCGCCGGCGATGATTGACGGCTTCCGGCAGCGGCACGGGCTGGAGGTGACGCACGCCTGGGGCATGACGGAGATGAACCCGGTGGGCACGATGGCGAAGGTGAAGCAGGAGCTTCGCCACGCGGACGCGAAGGCGCAGCTGGGAGCGCAGAGCTCGCAGGGCTTCGCGCTGCCGTTCGTGGAGACGCGGGTGATGGGGGAGGACGGGAAGGCGCTGCCGTGGGATGGCGCGACGATGGGCGAGCTGGAGGTGCGCGGGCCGTGGGTGGCGGGCTCGTACTACGGCGGAGAGGGCGCGGACCGGTTCACGGCGGATGGCTGGTTCAAGACGGGGGATGTCGTCACGTTGGACGCGGATGGGTATGTGCGCATCTGCGACCGGAGCAAGGACGTCATCAAGTCGGGCGGGGAGTGGATTTCGTCGGTGGCGCTGGAGAACGCGTTGATGAGTCACCCGGCGGTGCTGGAGGCAGCGGTGTTCGCCGGGCGGCATGCGCGGTGGGACGAGCGCCCACTGGCGGCGGTGGTGCTCAAGCCGGGACAGGCGGCGAGCAAGGAGGCGCTGACGGAGCACCTGGCGAAGCAGTTCGCCAAGTTCTGGCTGCCGGACGACTACCTCTTCATCGAGCAGATTCCGCGCACGTCCACCGGGAAGTTCCTCAAGACGAAGCTCCGTGAGGACTACGGCGACCACCTCATCAAGAACCCGAGCACCGCCGCGGGGTGAGGCACCTGGGGCCCGCCGTCCGTGGAAGCACGGTGGGTCCCCAAAGCCCGTCAGCCCTGCTGGTCGATGAGCTGGATCTTCCGCTGCCGGCACACGTCCTCGAAGTCGCCCCGGTTGAAGGTGACGAGGGCGTGGAGCCGGTTGCTCCGACTGAGCAGCATCAACCGCACCACCCGGTCCACCAGGCTCAGGGCGCGGTAGCCACCCTCCTTCGTCAGCTCCTCGAAGCACTCCGCGAGCGCCTGCTCGCGCATCTTCCGGTCGAACAACATCGACAGCAGGTTGCGCTGCCGCAGGCGCTTCAAGTCCCGATCCAGCAGCCCCATCGACGCGCTCCTGCGAGCCATGCGCGTCGACACCGTCTCGTAGAGGATGGGCCAGGGCACCACCAGCTCGTGGGCCGCTGAGTCGAACAGCTTCTCGAACAACGCCTGGGCGACGCCGTGGAGACCGTCCCTCGGGTCATAGAGCGCGAGCAGGAAGCAGGCATCGACACAGACCTTCATGCGTCGTCCTGTTCCTCACCGGCGAGCTCGACGTAGCCGACCCACGGCGCGGGGCGCCGGTTGCCGAAGAGCCACTTGCCGCTCCACTTCCCCTCCTTGTCGGAGCCAATCAGGTAGGCCCGTCCCTTCTTCCCCACGATGGGCTTGAGGGCCCGCTTGAGCTGTGCGGGCGTCAGCTCCGTGGTGAAGGTCGCCATGCCGTCACCACACTCGCGCGCGTCCAGCTTCGCCAACCACCGGTAGAGGTCGTCGTAGTTACCCCGGAGCCCCAAGTCGAACGAAAGCCAGTACCGCGTCATGAGCCCTCCCTGTCGAGCCCGAGCACCATCGCCTCGACGGACTTCGGGCCGAGCGGGCTCGAGGTCCACCCCGGGTGTCTCACCCTCCAGGTCGTGCTGTCTACTCCCTACCTTTCTTCGCGGCTCCCTCACGGCAGGGGCCGTATTGCTCGACGCTTCACTCGGACGATGCATGCAGTCTCACAGGTTGGATGGTCCGCGCCCCTTCACGAGCGCGGGCCATCACCACTGCAAGCCACACGCCTCACGGCTCACGCTCTTCGAGCCGGCGCGGAGCCATCCATGAACTTGTAACGACGGCTTACACGTTCATCCCACCGCGTCAGTTCGCTCCCAGGCAGATGCCGCCGCAGGTGGGCTCCACATCGCCATCGGGCCTGAGGAACAGGTCCACCTGCTCACGGCCCTTCGTGTTGCGACGCACTCCCTCGTGCACCGGGTTGTCGTCCGCCGGCAGGTTCGCCACCGTGCCCGGCAACGGCGAGGGCAACCCGAAGTCGAACTGCACCAGCGCCGCGCCGTCGAGGACGCCCTCCACCGCCGGCAGCTCCGGCACCCGCCACGTCGCCGGCAACTGCTGCGTCAGCCCCATCGCCCGCGCATGCAGCTCCGTCGCCACGTTGGGCACCTGCGCATCGCCCAGGCCGTACTGCACCAACACCTTGCGCGACGCGGGGCCGCCTTCATACGGCGTCTTCAACACGTGCGGCGCGTACGTCAACGGGTCGATGCGGTCGAACCCCGTCTGCGTCATCGCCGCGAACTTCTGCTGGTCCAACGCGTCCGGCACCGCCGCCGCAATCGCCTGCAGGAACGGCGCGAAGGGCTTCGCCCGGAACATCATCAGCGAGAAGTCCGCCCCACCCACGCTGAACACCGCGCGCTCGAGGTGCGGCGAGAGCGCCACGTACGTCCCGCCCAGGATGTGCCCCTGGCTGATGCCGTAGAAGTACGTCTGCCCCGGCTCGTACACGAGCACCCCGTTGTCGCTCAGCTCCGGCACATCCCGGAGCGTCGTGCGCGCCGCGTACGTCACCGCCATCTGGTTCACCATCCCCTGATGCACCCGGTCCGTGAAGCGCATCGTCTGCCCCGGCTGCTGCGCCATCGCCCCCACCACCCCCGGCGCGTCCGCCTGCGACATGCCCCACCAGTCCACCGTCACCACCACCATCCGCGTCGCCTGCACGAACGGCCGCACGAACGAACCGTCCGCCTCCCCCTGCCCACCGAAGAAGCCGTGCCCGTACTGGAGCAGCCGCACCGGCGCCACGCCCTGCCCCCAGACACTCCGGGGAACCTGCAGCGTGAAGGGCACCTCCGCCTCGCCATTGCGCCGCACCCGCCCCTGTGCATCCCGCGCCAGCAGCGCCCCGGGCTGCGCCGTCTCCAT
The Myxococcus fulvus DNA segment above includes these coding regions:
- a CDS encoding type II toxin-antitoxin system VapC family toxin — protein: MKVCVDACFLLALYDPRDGLHGVAQALFEKLFDSAAHELVVPWPILYETVSTRMARRSASMGLLDRDLKRLRQRNLLSMLFDRKMREQALAECFEELTKEGGYRALSLVDRVVRLMLLSRSNRLHALVTFNRGDFEDVCRQRKIQLIDQQG
- a CDS encoding long-chain fatty acid--CoA ligase, translated to MLPGRMMDFPLTLTHFLERARTYYPRSEIVSRNPDKSMHRYTYADFYQRTCRLMNALKRLGVKAGDRVATLSWNHYRHLEAYFGIPAMGAVVHTLNLRLHPNDLAYIARHAEDTVVLVDRSLWPLFEKFAAQVPSLRHVIVIPDAGPAPEGTLDYEKLLAAEPETFDFPTLDENSAAMLCYTSGTTGNPKGVLFSHRSITLHTLVCCMKDLTGIGEADSVLPVVPMFHAAAWGLPFDALLTGARMVMPGPHLDPPSLLELMATEKVTVAGGVPTIWLGILALLDQDPKKWDLSAMRTMLIGGSAAPPAMIDGFRQRHGLEVTHAWGMTEMNPVGTMAKVKQELRHADAKAQLGAQSSQGFALPFVETRVMGEDGKALPWDGATMGELEVRGPWVAGSYYGGEGADRFTADGWFKTGDVVTLDADGYVRICDRSKDVIKSGGEWISSVALENALMSHPAVLEAAVFAGRHARWDERPLAAVVLKPGQAASKEALTEHLAKQFAKFWLPDDYLFIEQIPRTSTGKFLKTKLREDYGDHLIKNPSTAAG